A portion of the Paenibacillus hamazuiensis genome contains these proteins:
- a CDS encoding GNAT family N-acetyltransferase: MLVRSFQLSDYISITQLLKDVLSEACYEETMGAFARQLSWDSELVLVAVIQGEIAGVIIGTIDNNNGYYYRIAVAPEHQRRGIGKAMIEALRQRFNQRKVRKILVTVDTHNEVVLPVYESAGYKAEHFSRTTHRLSIVNG; this comes from the coding sequence ATGTTGGTTCGGTCGTTTCAATTGTCGGATTACATTTCGATCACTCAGCTTTTAAAGGACGTACTTTCCGAAGCCTGTTACGAAGAGACGATGGGGGCGTTTGCCCGCCAGTTGTCCTGGGACAGCGAGCTTGTTTTGGTAGCCGTCATTCAAGGAGAGATTGCCGGAGTCATTATCGGAACGATCGATAACAACAACGGCTACTACTACCGCATCGCCGTAGCGCCTGAACACCAGCGCCGGGGCATCGGCAAAGCGATGATCGAAGCGCTCAGGCAGCGGTTCAATCAGCGGAAAGTCCGCAAAATTCTCGTCACCGTAGATACGCACAACGAAGTCGTTCTTCCGGTTTACGAATCGGCCGGCTACAAGGCGGAGCATTTTTCCAGAACGACTCACCGGCTAAGCATCGTAAACGGCTGA
- a CDS encoding DUF402 domain-containing protein gives MLEPFSSYIIKSFKHDGHLHRMWLENWLVPEDALHEEHRAEAMMVLINCQTKIVEADGKEWVSRIPGVSFFIPKMWFNVVALLEENGVRYYCNIASPPYVSGRVITYIDYDLDVIRQANGQVTVVDQEEYERHKLNYHYSAIVDAKVKAGLAALLERIERKAAPFRDDLVVQYYRLWKDSGTGA, from the coding sequence ATGTTGGAACCTTTTTCTTCTTATATAATCAAAAGCTTCAAACATGACGGTCACCTTCATCGCATGTGGCTGGAAAACTGGCTCGTTCCGGAAGACGCTTTGCATGAAGAGCATCGCGCGGAGGCGATGATGGTGCTGATCAACTGCCAGACGAAGATCGTAGAGGCCGACGGTAAAGAATGGGTCAGCCGCATTCCCGGGGTCTCTTTTTTTATCCCCAAGATGTGGTTTAATGTTGTTGCGCTGCTCGAAGAGAACGGAGTAAGATATTATTGTAACATAGCGTCTCCGCCTTATGTCAGCGGCCGCGTGATCACTTATATCGATTACGATTTGGATGTGATCCGGCAGGCGAACGGGCAGGTGACCGTTGTCGACCAGGAAGAATACGAGAGGCATAAGCTGAATTATCATTATTCCGCCATAGTTGACGCCAAGGTGAAGGCGGGTCTGGCTGCGCTGCTGGAGAGGATCGAGCGCAAGGCGGCCCCTTTCCGGGATGACTTGGTTGTCCAGTATTACCGCTTGTGGAAGGATAGCGGGACGGGGGCTTGA
- the lepB gene encoding signal peptidase I — translation MLSGTNLPDKATGELGEGASPGLIGEIWDWFKSILVALFLVVLVHQFGFHLSTVKGSSMQPTLQEDEWLFINKTIRYIGSLHRGDVVIIREDDAEHSNHPYLVKRIVGLPGDKVEIKQGRLYINDEPLAESYVDSSIEDGRFSPHIVEADSYFVMGDNRHRNASFDSRSFGSVPSKQIEGRAEWIVWPFKQIRAL, via the coding sequence ATGTTAAGCGGAACTAACCTGCCTGACAAAGCGACGGGCGAGCTCGGCGAGGGCGCATCACCCGGACTGATTGGGGAAATTTGGGACTGGTTCAAGTCGATTTTGGTAGCGCTGTTCCTCGTTGTACTCGTACATCAATTCGGCTTTCATTTATCTACGGTTAAAGGTTCGTCCATGCAGCCGACGCTTCAGGAGGACGAATGGCTGTTTATCAACAAAACGATCCGCTATATCGGATCGCTTCACCGCGGCGATGTCGTTATCATTCGCGAGGACGATGCAGAGCATTCCAATCATCCTTATTTGGTGAAACGCATTGTCGGCCTTCCGGGCGATAAGGTAGAGATCAAGCAGGGGCGGCTGTACATCAACGACGAGCCCTTAGCCGAATCCTACGTCGATTCCTCCATCGAAGACGGCAGGTTCAGTCCTCACATCGTCGAAGCCGATTCCTATTTTGTCATGGGCGATAATCGCCACCGTAACGCCAGCTTTGACAGCCGCAGCTTCGGCTCGGTGCCGAGCAAGCAAATCGAAGGGCGCGCGGAATGGATCGTATGGCCGTTCAAGCAGATCAGAGCTTTGTAG
- the queG gene encoding tRNA epoxyqueuosine(34) reductase QueG — protein sequence MTDWQRLKADIRRDAGKLGIDKIGFASADPFLELKEILLRHREKGHESGFEERDIDKRVYPELSHKEPRSIISIAVAYPSRMDNPPRSEKGAYRGILSRSAWGEDYHAVLRDRLAKLEAYIKERVPDALIESMVDTGALVDRAVAERAGIGWTGKNCAIITPEWGSWVYLGEMITNIPFPPDTPVTEDCGDCTACIDACPTGALVGPGQLNAQRCVSYLTQTKGMIEDDELKRKIGNRLYGCDTCQVVCPKNKGKHWSHHPELQPDPETVKPLLVPLLTMTNREFKERFGRSAASWRGKKPIQRNAILALGNFRDASALPVLAQLLRDDPRPEIRGTAAWAFGRIGGDEALSAVREALRGEEDEAVKRELTKALAVLEENEHGSNRPEL from the coding sequence ATGACGGATTGGCAGCGGCTGAAGGCAGATATCCGGCGCGATGCAGGCAAGCTGGGCATCGATAAAATCGGCTTCGCCTCGGCCGATCCTTTTTTGGAGCTTAAAGAGATATTGCTGCGGCATCGGGAGAAAGGCCACGAGTCCGGCTTCGAGGAGCGGGACATCGACAAGCGCGTCTATCCGGAGCTGAGCCACAAGGAGCCGCGCTCGATCATTTCCATCGCGGTTGCTTATCCGTCGCGGATGGACAACCCGCCGCGTTCGGAGAAAGGCGCCTACCGCGGCATTCTTTCCAGATCGGCGTGGGGAGAAGATTATCACGCCGTGCTTCGCGACCGCCTCGCGAAGCTCGAGGCGTATATCAAGGAGCGCGTGCCGGATGCGCTCATCGAGAGCATGGTCGACACCGGGGCATTGGTCGACCGGGCTGTGGCGGAGCGCGCCGGCATCGGCTGGACCGGCAAAAACTGCGCGATCATCACCCCGGAATGGGGTTCCTGGGTATACCTCGGGGAGATGATCACGAACATTCCGTTCCCGCCGGATACGCCGGTGACGGAAGATTGCGGCGACTGCACCGCCTGCATCGATGCATGCCCGACGGGAGCGCTCGTCGGTCCGGGGCAGCTGAATGCGCAGCGGTGCGTGTCCTATTTGACGCAGACGAAGGGTATGATCGAAGACGACGAGCTGAAGCGGAAAATCGGCAACCGGCTTTACGGCTGCGATACCTGCCAGGTCGTCTGCCCGAAAAATAAAGGAAAACATTGGTCTCACCATCCGGAGCTTCAGCCGGACCCGGAAACGGTGAAGCCGCTGCTCGTGCCGCTGCTCACCATGACGAACCGCGAGTTCAAGGAGCGGTTCGGGCGCAGTGCCGCTTCGTGGCGCGGCAAGAAGCCGATTCAGCGCAATGCGATTCTTGCGCTCGGCAATTTCAGGGACGCTTCCGCGCTGCCGGTGCTGGCACAGCTGCTGCGCGACGATCCGCGGCCGGAAATCCGCGGCACGGCGGCCTGGGCGTTCGGGCGCATCGGCGGCGACGAAGCGCTCAGCGCCGTGCGGGAAGCGCTCCGCGGGGAAGAAGACGAAGCGGTGAAGCGCGAGCTGACCAAAGCATTGGCCGTATTGGAGGAGAATGAACATGGAAGCAACCGTCCTGAATTATGA
- a CDS encoding methylated-DNA--[protein]-cysteine S-methyltransferase, whose amino-acid sequence MEATVLNYDEMQSPIGPLVLAATDSGLCNIEFGAYKERQSRLQSWSARWFGDEALWQHNPPALADAVRQLEQYFAGERRSFELKLDMRGTPFQLKVWSELCRIPYGETRSYKQIAEGIGNVKAVRAIGGANHNNPVAIVVPCHRVIGAGGDMVGYGGGLPIKTFLLELEQPAKVAGAAANNG is encoded by the coding sequence ATGGAAGCAACCGTCCTGAATTATGACGAAATGCAGTCCCCGATAGGGCCGCTTGTGCTCGCGGCGACCGACAGCGGACTTTGCAATATTGAGTTCGGCGCCTATAAAGAACGGCAAAGCCGGCTGCAATCGTGGTCCGCGCGGTGGTTCGGCGATGAAGCGCTTTGGCAGCATAATCCGCCGGCTCTCGCCGATGCGGTGCGGCAGCTGGAGCAATATTTTGCCGGGGAAAGGCGATCTTTCGAGCTGAAGCTCGACATGCGCGGAACCCCTTTTCAGCTTAAAGTATGGTCCGAGCTGTGTCGCATCCCATACGGGGAAACCCGCTCCTACAAGCAAATTGCCGAAGGCATCGGCAATGTAAAGGCGGTGCGCGCCATCGGCGGAGCCAACCATAACAACCCCGTAGCCATCGTTGTTCCGTGCCACCGTGTGATCGGCGCCGGGGGCGACATGGTCGGCTATGGCGGCGGACTGCCGATCAAGACCTTTTTGCTGGAGCTCGAGCAGCCGGCTAAGGTCGCCGGGGCAGCGGCGAATAACGGATAG